The Haloarcula sp. CBA1127 genomic interval CGGTCCGGATACAGGACGCGGGGTACGAACTGGTGACGGACACCACGTCCCGAATCTACCACAAAGAAAGCAAGAGTTCGAGAGGGGAACTTGGGCCGATGTACTCCTACTACCGGTCCCGGAACATGGTGCTCTTCAGAGAGAAATTTCGGGAGCGGATCAGTGATCTGTTCCTGTTGTATCTGTTCGCCTGGATGGTCGAGCAGGTTGGGATTCGGGTATACTATGGGGAACTCACAGGGGTCCGGGGATTAGCTGAAGGACTCCTTGATGGACTCACGCGGGAAAGCGGCAAAGGAAAATACCCCTGAGTGTCGATAGACCCTCGCTTGAACCGGACCCGTCTGGGTGAGAAAGCCGACTCGCTTGCTGTCACTGATCGGAACATCGACTGGGGCCGGTAGCTTGGCACGCGGTATTCCGTTTGTCTCGATAGTCTGTGGATAGTGGCTACGCGGACAGGTGGTGTCAAATTTGCGAAAGATTAATGCTTCGCTGAACAAACTAAATGACAATGGAACTGACGAGACGCGATGCGCTATATGCTCTCGTCATGGGTGGTGGCATCGGGGTCAGTGGAGTCGCGTATGCCGACCGAAAGGCGGCGGAAAATGCAGGTATTGAGAACGAATCTGGGTTTTCGACTGACCGACTCCAGACGGTTGTGGCGATCGCCGAAGTCGTGTACCCGACAGAGGTAACCGGAATCGCTGCATTCGTCAAGCAATACGTGACGGGTCTCCGACCGGAAAAACAGGCTAGCCTGATTCCGGTCATCGACGCATTCAGTGCTCACGTTCGGGAGATCCACGACCGGCCGTTCTGGGAACTGTCGATTTCAGACCGGCAAGTAGCGCTTCAGGAACTGGGTGTCGACCGAATGAGTCCGGACCCGACCGGAACGCTTCCGGAACGTGTCCGATATCATCTGATCAATCAGCTTCTGTACGGACTGTTTACCGCCCCGAAAGGAAGCAAACTCGTTGGTATCGAAAACCCAGTCGGCTACCCGGGTGGCTATCAGTCGTATCAAACAGCACCAGATGTCACAGAATAGTACAGCTGACCGACGACCATCGAGCGACGCTGACGTCTGTGTGGTCGGTTCAGGTGTGGCCGGTGCGCTGGTCGCGTACACCCTATCGAGGCGAGGTCACGATGTCGTGATACTCGAGGCAGGACAGCGGTTCGACCCGGGAAACCGTCTCGAACAGATGGAGCAGAGTCTCCGCCCGCATGGCTCACTACTGGATATCTGGAACATGGGCGGCCCTCGCGACCAGTATGTCACCTCCGGTGGGGCGTACTACCCGTTGAATCAGACGCGCGTCAAAGCTGTCGGCGGAACGACCTTACACTGGTTGGGCATTACCCCACGTCTGCATCGGAAAGACTTCGAAATGAACACCAGATACGGTCTCGCAGCGGATTGGCCCATCGACTACGAGGATCTCAGGCCGTACTACGCGGCGGCCGAGCAGGAGATGGGGGTTGCCGGCACGCAGGATAACCCGTTCGAACCGCCCAGGGAGGCTGACTACCCGATGGATGCCTTTCCAGCGAGTTACTCGGATACACTGTTTGCAGACGCCTGTGATGAACTCGGGATTACGATGCACTCGACCCCACAGGCGCGGAATTCGGAGGCGTACGACGGACGGAGCCAGTGCGTTGGATTCAGTACGTGTATCCCAGTCTGCCCTTCGGGGGCAAAATACAGTGCTGATGTCCACGTCCGCAAGGCGGAGGCTGAAGGCGCACGGGTCATAGACCGGGCTCCAGTGCAACGGATCGAACACGACAGCACTGGGGAGACTGTGGACGCGGCTGTGTACGCGACGCCGAGCGGAGACACCTATCGTCAGGATGCGGATGCGTTCGTGCTCGCCTGCGGGGCCGTGGAAACGCCACGCTTGTTACTGCTCTCTGAGTCCCCACAGTATCCTGATGGGTTAGCGAATAGTAGCGGTGCCGTCGGCCGGTATTTCATGGACCAGCCAATCGTTTCCGTGACTGGAGAACTAGAGCAGCCGACGAATCAGGAGCCCATCGGCTACCACACGAGAGAATCACACCAGTTCTACGACCACGATGATCCGCAACCGGGCAGCGTTAAGCTGGTGTTCGAGAACGTAAACCCCGAGTCCGTCGTCAGACCAATGCTCAGCGGCGGTGATCTGACCTCGCGAGAGAACGTGTTTGACTTCGCTATGGGCGACAGTTGGGGGGACGAAGTCCTCGACAAAATCGAATCAAACTATCCTAACAATAGAGTCCGTCTGCTCGCGAACCCGGAGTTGCTCCCTCGGAGAGAAAATAGAGTCACGCTGGACGAATCGAAGACCGACGATTTCGGGAACCCCGTTCCAGATGTCTCGTGGAATATCGGCTCGCATGCGCGTGAAACGATGGAATTTATCCGAGAGGTTCAGTACGATATCTTCGACGAGCTGGGGGCAACCATCGTTTCTGAAACCGATCTTGCTGACCCACCCCCTGCCTCACATAAAATGGGAACGACGCGAATGGGAACGAACCCAGAGAAAAGCGTTGTTACGCCGCAACTCAGGACACACGACCTCGACAACCTCTATATCGCATCGAGCAGCGTGTTCGTGACGGGCGGCGCAATGAATCCCACGCTTACTATCGCGGCACTGGCACTGAAAGCCGGAGAGCACATCGACAATGCACTGTAAGTGATCCTCATGCACTGTGCCACTACAAATAAGGCTTGTTCCGCGTGGTCTTTACGGTGCAGTCTGTTGCAGGGTGGCGAACATAACGAGGAGGAGATAGGGGATTCGGTGGCTGGCAGTAGATCCACTCTGCTGCACTGTCCCGATAATCTGTGTGACTGCCGTGCCGTGAAACCGTCACTCTGCTACTGTCGATTCCGTGAGGGGGATGTCGTCGCAACACCGACACAGTGGCTGGCTCACGCATTCTGGATGTCACCATCTTCGCCACCAAACAGGGACTCCAGACTACACGGCCAGCAGAAACAGGGTGTGCTGCGTCCCGTTGGTGACATTTCGTATTCTGGAGTGCGTGATTGGCACTCATGAGACATAATATACGGTCACTGGTACACCGAGCGTTCTTTCCAACTGCGCTGGTCGCAGGAACAGCGACTGTGCTCTTTGTCAGTTACAGTCTAAGTGCCGTCATTGGTATCC includes:
- a CDS encoding gluconate 2-dehydrogenase subunit 3 family protein, which encodes MELTRRDALYALVMGGGIGVSGVAYADRKAAENAGIENESGFSTDRLQTVVAIAEVVYPTEVTGIAAFVKQYVTGLRPEKQASLIPVIDAFSAHVREIHDRPFWELSISDRQVALQELGVDRMSPDPTGTLPERVRYHLINQLLYGLFTAPKGSKLVGIENPVGYPGGYQSYQTAPDVTE
- a CDS encoding GMC family oxidoreductase, whose product is MSQNSTADRRPSSDADVCVVGSGVAGALVAYTLSRRGHDVVILEAGQRFDPGNRLEQMEQSLRPHGSLLDIWNMGGPRDQYVTSGGAYYPLNQTRVKAVGGTTLHWLGITPRLHRKDFEMNTRYGLAADWPIDYEDLRPYYAAAEQEMGVAGTQDNPFEPPREADYPMDAFPASYSDTLFADACDELGITMHSTPQARNSEAYDGRSQCVGFSTCIPVCPSGAKYSADVHVRKAEAEGARVIDRAPVQRIEHDSTGETVDAAVYATPSGDTYRQDADAFVLACGAVETPRLLLLSESPQYPDGLANSSGAVGRYFMDQPIVSVTGELEQPTNQEPIGYHTRESHQFYDHDDPQPGSVKLVFENVNPESVVRPMLSGGDLTSRENVFDFAMGDSWGDEVLDKIESNYPNNRVRLLANPELLPRRENRVTLDESKTDDFGNPVPDVSWNIGSHARETMEFIREVQYDIFDELGATIVSETDLADPPPASHKMGTTRMGTNPEKSVVTPQLRTHDLDNLYIASSSVFVTGGAMNPTLTIAALALKAGEHIDNAL